A region of Crenobacter cavernae DNA encodes the following proteins:
- a CDS encoding dihydrolipoamide acetyltransferase family protein, protein MKTFTLPDLGEGLAEAEIVAWQVGEGDKVVLDQPLLSVETAKAIVDVPAPFAGKVVKLYAKVGDIVPLGDPLVDIDDGAPDDSGTVVGDSHVSAAHQARDKPLANVAPAGAKAAPVAVRAAPAVRALASRLGVDLAMLTGSGPDGAITSADVEAAARHDAPAAPESQALRGPRRTMAQNMALSHAEVVPVLLVDDADIHAWPRGEDTTWRLLRAMVAACRAVPALNAWFDGKTLSRRVFDHIDIGIALDTDDALYVPVIRHAESLDRAKSRSTLDALKGRVKARSLSPAELKGHTITLSNFGMFAGRYASPVVMPPTVAIVGAGRARLEAVAVGDAIGLHRSLPISITFDHRACTGAEAARFLAALLADLERAE, encoded by the coding sequence ATGAAGACCTTCACGCTGCCCGATCTGGGCGAAGGGTTGGCCGAGGCCGAGATCGTCGCCTGGCAGGTCGGCGAGGGCGACAAGGTGGTGCTCGACCAGCCGCTGTTGTCGGTCGAGACCGCCAAGGCCATCGTCGACGTGCCGGCGCCGTTCGCCGGGAAAGTCGTCAAGCTGTATGCGAAGGTCGGCGACATCGTGCCGCTCGGCGACCCGCTGGTCGACATCGACGACGGCGCGCCCGACGACAGCGGCACGGTGGTCGGCGACAGTCACGTATCGGCCGCTCATCAAGCCAGGGACAAGCCCTTGGCCAACGTGGCGCCGGCCGGGGCCAAGGCCGCGCCGGTCGCGGTGCGCGCGGCGCCGGCGGTGCGGGCGCTCGCATCGCGGCTTGGCGTCGATCTGGCCATGCTCACCGGCAGCGGGCCGGACGGCGCGATCACCAGCGCCGACGTCGAGGCCGCCGCGCGCCACGACGCGCCGGCCGCGCCCGAATCGCAGGCCTTGCGCGGGCCGCGCCGCACGATGGCGCAGAACATGGCGCTCTCGCACGCCGAGGTGGTGCCGGTGCTGCTGGTCGACGACGCCGACATCCACGCGTGGCCCCGTGGCGAGGACACCACCTGGCGTTTGCTGCGCGCGATGGTCGCCGCCTGCCGCGCGGTGCCGGCGCTCAACGCGTGGTTCGACGGCAAGACGCTGTCGCGCCGCGTGTTCGACCATATCGACATCGGCATCGCGCTCGACACCGACGACGCGCTCTACGTGCCGGTGATCCGCCACGCCGAGTCGCTCGATCGCGCAAAAAGCCGCAGCACGCTCGACGCGCTGAAGGGACGGGTGAAGGCGCGTTCGCTGTCTCCGGCCGAGCTGAAGGGCCACACGATCACGCTGTCGAACTTCGGCATGTTCGCCGGACGCTACGCGAGCCCGGTGGTGATGCCGCCGACGGTCGCCATCGTCGGCGCCGGCCGCGCGCGGCTCGAGGCGGTGGCGGTCGGCGACGCGATCGGTCTGCACCGCAGCTTGCCGATCTCGATCACTTTCGACCACCGAGCCTGCACCGGCGCCGAGGCGGCGCGATTTCTCGCGGCGCTGCTCGCCGACCTCGAACGCGCCGAATGA
- a CDS encoding alpha-ketoacid dehydrogenase subunit beta → MAELTLLEAVNLALARALEDDPDVVLIGQDIGVNGGVFRATGGLLARFGEQRVRDTPLAETVIAASAVGMAVQGMKPVAEIQFAGFMYSCFDQLINHAGRLRTRTRGRLSCPMVLRTPVGGGIHAPEHHSESPEGWLSHIPGIKVVTPASPASAYGLLLAAIRDPDPVVFLEPTRLYRLLKEPVEDDGVALPLGRAFVRREGTDISLIGWGAALVEVGQAAQTLAEQGVSAEVIDVASLRPLDSETILASVKKTGRCLIVHEAPRLYGAGAEIAAQIASEALMSLVAPVGRLAGYDTVMPLARLEDDYLPSAARIVDAALGLMAYR, encoded by the coding sequence ATGGCTGAGTTGACCCTGCTCGAGGCGGTGAACCTCGCATTGGCGCGCGCGCTCGAAGACGACCCGGACGTGGTGCTGATCGGCCAGGACATCGGCGTCAACGGCGGCGTGTTCCGCGCCACCGGCGGGCTGCTGGCGCGCTTCGGCGAACAACGCGTGCGCGACACGCCGCTGGCCGAAACGGTGATCGCGGCCAGCGCGGTCGGCATGGCCGTGCAGGGCATGAAGCCGGTCGCCGAGATCCAGTTCGCCGGCTTCATGTATTCCTGTTTCGACCAGTTGATCAACCACGCCGGCCGTTTGCGCACGCGCACGCGCGGCAGGCTCTCCTGCCCGATGGTGCTGCGCACGCCGGTCGGCGGCGGCATCCATGCGCCCGAACACCACTCGGAGAGCCCGGAAGGCTGGCTTTCGCACATCCCGGGCATCAAGGTCGTCACGCCGGCTAGCCCGGCGTCCGCTTACGGCTTGTTGCTCGCGGCGATCCGCGATCCCGACCCGGTGGTGTTCCTCGAGCCGACGCGGCTCTATCGCCTGCTCAAGGAGCCGGTCGAAGACGACGGGGTCGCGCTGCCGCTCGGCCGCGCGTTCGTGCGGCGCGAGGGGACGGATATTTCCCTCATCGGCTGGGGGGCGGCGCTGGTCGAGGTCGGTCAGGCGGCGCAAACGTTGGCCGAGCAGGGCGTCAGCGCCGAGGTGATCGACGTCGCGAGCCTGAGGCCGCTCGATTCGGAAACGATACTTGCGTCGGTGAAGAAGACCGGCCGCTGCCTGATCGTGCACGAGGCGCCGAGGCTCTACGGCGCCGGCGCCGAGATCGCCGCGCAGATCGCGAGCGAGGCGCTGATGAGCCTCGTCGCGCCGGTCGGCCGGCTCGCCGGCTACGACACGGTGATGCCGCTGGCGCGCCTCGAGGACGACTACCTGCCGTCGGCGGCGCGCATCGTCGATGCCGCGCTCGGCCTGATGGCGTATCGCTGA
- the pdhA gene encoding pyruvate dehydrogenase (acetyl-transferring) E1 component subunit alpha encodes MKTAAQFSVPYFQFLDARGELAEPPPGLALNALIPVYRTMAFTRAFDARAVALQRTGQLRTFPSSLGEEAATVGLASVMRAEDVLLPTYRETGAFLWRGVTPVEIFLYWAGDERGSCVAGPREDFPISVPIASHCGHATGVAAAFQHRKQARVAVCVLGDGATSKGDFYEAVNLAGIWRLPTVFVVINNGWAISVPAARQTACATFAQKAIAGGIPGVQADGNDVVAVRHVVGQAIERARSGDGPTVVELLSYRLTDHTTADDARRYRSAEEVSAAWAEEPLVRLRKLLAREGLWAKADEEALIADNQARLEAAVAEYLATPPQPLTSIVDYLYAELPAELVAQRAELAAREGGHHG; translated from the coding sequence ATGAAAACCGCCGCACAGTTTTCCGTACCCTATTTCCAGTTTCTCGACGCGAGGGGAGAGTTGGCCGAGCCGCCACCGGGTCTGGCGCTGAACGCGCTGATCCCGGTCTACCGCACGATGGCCTTCACCCGCGCCTTCGACGCGCGCGCGGTCGCGCTGCAGCGCACCGGCCAGTTGCGGACCTTTCCGTCGTCGCTCGGCGAGGAGGCCGCCACCGTCGGTCTCGCCAGCGTGATGCGCGCCGAAGACGTGCTGTTGCCGACCTATCGCGAGACCGGCGCCTTCCTGTGGCGCGGCGTCACCCCGGTCGAGATCTTCCTCTACTGGGCGGGCGACGAACGCGGCAGCTGCGTCGCCGGTCCGCGCGAAGACTTCCCGATCTCGGTGCCGATCGCCAGCCACTGCGGCCACGCGACCGGCGTCGCCGCTGCCTTTCAGCACCGCAAGCAAGCGCGCGTCGCCGTGTGCGTGCTCGGCGACGGCGCGACGTCGAAGGGCGACTTCTACGAGGCGGTGAACCTCGCCGGCATCTGGCGCCTGCCGACGGTCTTCGTCGTCATCAACAACGGCTGGGCGATCTCGGTGCCGGCGGCCAGGCAGACGGCGTGCGCGACCTTCGCGCAGAAGGCGATCGCCGGCGGCATTCCCGGCGTGCAGGCCGACGGCAACGACGTCGTCGCGGTGCGCCACGTCGTCGGCCAGGCGATCGAGCGCGCACGAAGCGGTGATGGGCCGACCGTCGTCGAACTGTTGTCCTACCGTCTCACCGACCACACCACCGCCGACGATGCGCGCCGCTATCGCAGCGCCGAAGAGGTGAGCGCCGCGTGGGCCGAGGAGCCCCTCGTGCGCCTGCGCAAACTCTTGGCGCGCGAAGGCCTGTGGGCGAAGGCCGACGAAGAGGCGCTGATCGCCGACAACCAGGCGAGGCTCGAGGCCGCGGTCGCCGAGTACCTCGCCACGCCGCCGCAGCCCTTGACCAGCATCGTCGACTACCTGTACGCCGAACTGCCGGCCGAACTCGTCGCGCAGCGCGCCGAGCTGGCGGCCCGCGAAGGAGGGCATCATGGCTGA
- a CDS encoding 3'-5' exonuclease: MTPILSFDIETVPDVAGIRLLTGFDDTITDHNVVEYALQRRRAEIDADFVAPHLQKVVAIAAVLGSDEGVALHSFGAPELGEAGTLAAFFALVEKHAPRLVSWAGSAQLPALHCRALMHGVAAPRYWEQDRHLDLAERLALASRESRVSLVDIARLSGLPGKAGLDRLAIWHAYENGRLDAIRAKSETDAVYTCLVHLRFEHLAGRLSPDAYRAEVGRVRRALEAADSARWRDFLAAWPLDPLGASR; this comes from the coding sequence GTGACCCCCATCCTCAGCTTTGACATCGAAACCGTCCCCGACGTTGCCGGCATCCGCCTGCTCACCGGTTTCGACGACACCATCACCGACCACAACGTCGTCGAGTACGCGCTGCAGCGCCGCCGCGCCGAAATCGACGCCGACTTCGTCGCGCCGCACCTGCAAAAGGTCGTCGCGATCGCCGCCGTCCTCGGCAGCGACGAAGGCGTCGCCCTCCACAGCTTCGGCGCGCCGGAGCTCGGCGAAGCCGGCACGCTCGCCGCCTTCTTCGCGCTGGTGGAAAAACACGCGCCGCGGCTCGTCAGCTGGGCGGGAAGCGCGCAACTGCCGGCGCTGCACTGCCGCGCGCTGATGCACGGCGTCGCCGCGCCGCGCTACTGGGAACAAGACCGCCACCTCGACCTCGCCGAGCGGCTCGCGCTGGCGTCAAGGGAATCGCGCGTGTCGCTGGTCGACATCGCCCGGCTGTCGGGCCTGCCGGGCAAGGCCGGGCTCGACAGGCTCGCCATCTGGCACGCGTACGAGAACGGCCGTCTCGACGCGATCCGTGCAAAGAGCGAGACCGACGCGGTTTACACCTGCCTCGTCCACCTGCGCTTCGAACACCTGGCGGGCCGCCTCTCGCCCGACGCCTACCGGGCCGAAGTCGGACGCGTGAGGCGCGCGCTCGAGGCCGCCGACTCGGCCCGCTGGCGCGATTTTCTCGCCGCCTGGCCGCTTGACCCGCTCGGCGCCAGCCGGTAG